One segment of Saprospiraceae bacterium DNA contains the following:
- a CDS encoding outer membrane beta-barrel protein yields MKNLLFATLLAITQLLFAQSPENDSTTRSEPFAWGDFSWAQGNNRQKSAVLNYKHFTGGFTLDCNYNYSFNRPVDHTNAGSTATFRSNEFNVSYIEAGGDFHHKNARGRLMLQFGTRATGIPRNDNTPLRGQFDLYTALRFVTEAYAGHRFNWRHGINVDVGIFKSYVGLLSYNNFENWNYQPSFTSDNTPWFFTGVRVQTFPTDRLKLEYWLVNGWQTYGMFNEAPGLGFQLLWRPQESVSILASAYGGFDTPNAPGRFRFHTDNSAVIRYLDRPGRGLCKAAFSVTADLGFENGAGVSPFGGSGGPAQHFVSGMVYHRLWFCHDKLAWTLGGGFINNPGRYLSLLPTGAGVLTQNPGDPFEAWDVSTCLQYMPNEHITGGWNW; encoded by the coding sequence ATGAAAAATCTATTGTTCGCAACCCTTCTTGCAATAACTCAACTGCTCTTTGCCCAATCGCCTGAAAACGATTCCACAACCCGATCCGAGCCGTTTGCTTGGGGCGACTTCTCTTGGGCGCAAGGCAACAATCGCCAGAAATCCGCCGTCCTAAACTATAAGCATTTTACCGGCGGCTTCACGCTCGACTGCAACTACAACTACTCGTTCAATCGGCCGGTTGACCACACCAACGCTGGCTCTACTGCCACGTTTCGCAGCAACGAGTTCAACGTGTCGTATATCGAAGCAGGCGGCGATTTTCACCACAAAAACGCTCGCGGGCGGCTCATGTTGCAGTTCGGCACCCGCGCCACAGGCATCCCGCGCAACGACAACACGCCGCTGCGCGGTCAGTTTGACCTCTACACCGCCCTGCGCTTCGTGACCGAAGCCTACGCGGGTCACCGCTTCAACTGGCGACACGGCATAAATGTGGACGTGGGCATTTTCAAATCCTACGTCGGGTTGCTATCTTACAACAATTTCGAGAACTGGAACTACCAGCCCTCGTTCACCTCCGACAATACGCCCTGGTTTTTTACTGGGGTGCGGGTGCAAACTTTCCCGACCGACCGCCTGAAACTTGAATACTGGCTGGTGAATGGCTGGCAGACTTATGGGATGTTCAACGAAGCCCCCGGTCTTGGCTTCCAGCTCCTCTGGCGGCCACAAGAGTCGGTCTCAATACTCGCCTCGGCATATGGCGGTTTCGACACGCCCAACGCGCCCGGTCGTTTCCGCTTTCATACAGACAACTCGGCGGTAATCCGCTACCTCGACCGCCCCGGTCGGGGCTTGTGCAAGGCCGCATTTTCCGTGACGGCGGACTTGGGCTTTGAAAATGGCGCGGGGGTCTCGCCTTTTGGCGGCAGCGGCGGCCCGGCACAGCACTTCGTCAGTGGGATGGTCTATCATCGGCTGTGGTTTTGCCACGACAAGCTGGCTTGGACATTGGGCGGTGGTTTTATCAACAACCCCGGTCGTTATCTCTCGCTGCTTCCCACCGGGGCGGGTGTGCTGACACAAAATCCGGGCGACCCGTTCGAGGCGTGGGACGTTTCGACCTGTTTGCAATATATGCCCAACGAGCACATCACTGGGGGCTGGAATTGGTGA